A stretch of the Bacillus licheniformis DSM 13 = ATCC 14580 genome encodes the following:
- the blaP gene encoding class A beta-lactamase BlaP — translation MKLWFSTLKLKKVAAVLLFSCVALAGCGSNHSNASHSAEKDEKTEMKDDFAKLEEQFDAKLGIFALDTGTNRTVTYRPDERFAFASTIKALTVGVLLQQKSIEDLNQRITYTRDDLVNYNPITEKHVDTGMTLKELADASLRYSDNTAQNLILKQIGGPESLKKELRKIGDEVTNPERFEPELNEVNPGETQDTSTARALATSLQAFALEDKLPSEKRELLIDWMKRNTTGDALIRAGVPEGWEVADKTGAGSYGTRNDIAIIWPPKGDPVVLAVLSSRDKKDAKYDDKLIAEATKVVVKALNMESK, via the coding sequence ATGAAATTATGGTTCAGTACTTTAAAACTGAAAAAAGTTGCAGCTGTGTTGCTTTTCTCTTGCGTCGCACTTGCAGGATGCGGCAGCAATCACTCGAATGCCTCACATTCTGCCGAGAAAGATGAAAAGACGGAGATGAAAGATGATTTTGCAAAACTCGAGGAGCAATTTGATGCAAAACTCGGGATCTTTGCATTAGATACTGGTACAAACCGAACGGTAACGTATCGGCCGGATGAGCGCTTCGCTTTTGCATCGACGATTAAGGCTTTAACCGTAGGCGTGCTTTTACAACAGAAATCAATAGAAGATCTGAACCAGAGAATAACATATACACGTGATGATCTTGTAAACTACAACCCGATTACGGAAAAGCATGTTGATACGGGAATGACGCTTAAAGAGCTTGCGGATGCTTCGCTTCGATATAGTGACAATACGGCACAGAACCTCATTCTTAAACAAATTGGCGGACCTGAAAGTTTGAAAAAGGAACTGAGGAAGATTGGTGATGAGGTTACAAATCCTGAACGATTCGAACCGGAGTTAAATGAAGTGAATCCGGGAGAAACTCAGGATACCAGTACAGCAAGAGCACTTGCGACAAGCCTTCAAGCTTTTGCTCTTGAAGATAAACTTCCAAGTGAAAAACGCGAGCTTTTAATCGATTGGATGAAACGAAATACCACCGGGGACGCCTTAATCCGCGCCGGTGTGCCGGAAGGCTGGGAAGTGGCTGATAAAACTGGAGCGGGATCATATGGAACCCGGAACGACATTGCCATCATTTGGCCGCCAAAAGGAGATCCTGTAGTTCTCGCAGTATTATCCAGCCGGGATAAAAAGGATGCCAAGTATGATGATAAGCTTATTGCAGAGGCAACAAAAGTGGTAGTGAAAGCCTTAAACATGGAAAGCAAATAA
- a CDS encoding alkaline phosphatase D family protein has product MTHEGPLEEWMKKLSEESLKDNTFDRRRFIQGAGKIAGLSLGLAIAQSMGAMEVNAAPRFSEYPFTLGVASGDPLSDSVVLWTRLAPDPLNGGGMPNEAVSVKWELAEDERFRRVVKRGTEKATPHLAHSVHAEVSGLKPNHVYYYRFKCGNQLSPVGKTKTLPAPGADVAKFTFAFASCQQYEHGYYTAYQHMAKEKLDLVFHLGDYIYEYGPNEYVSKTGNVRTHSGPEIMSLLDYRNRHAQYRSDANLKAAHAAFPWVVTWDDHEVENNYANVIPEKGQSVEAFIKRRAAAYQAYYEHMPLRRQSLPNGPDMQLYRNFSYGNLADISVLDTRQYRDDQANGDGNKPPSDESNDPKRTLLGAEQEAWLFDNLSRSEAHWNIIAQQIFFAQWNFGTSAAPIYSMDSWDGYPAQRKRVIDFIKSQKLNNIVVLTGDVHASWANNLLVDFDNPKSDIFGVEFVGTSITSGGNGADKRADTDKILSNNPHIKFFNDYRGYVRCTVTPEEWRTDYRVVPYVTEPGAAVSTRASYVYHKDYTGLKRTASNIVPGGVKKSNEVEEDRFLAHTRAHQKQVKQKEKKVTQ; this is encoded by the coding sequence ATGACACATGAAGGACCGCTGGAGGAATGGATGAAAAAACTGAGCGAGGAAAGCCTCAAGGACAATACGTTTGACCGCCGCCGCTTTATTCAAGGGGCCGGCAAAATAGCCGGGCTTTCGCTCGGACTTGCGATCGCGCAATCGATGGGGGCAATGGAAGTCAATGCAGCACCGAGGTTCTCCGAATATCCGTTTACACTTGGCGTTGCATCGGGAGATCCGCTTTCTGACAGCGTCGTATTGTGGACAAGGCTGGCGCCCGATCCGCTAAACGGGGGCGGGATGCCAAATGAAGCTGTATCCGTGAAATGGGAGCTCGCAGAAGACGAACGCTTCCGCCGTGTCGTCAAACGGGGAACCGAAAAAGCAACACCTCACCTTGCACATTCGGTACATGCCGAGGTATCCGGGCTGAAACCGAATCATGTATACTATTACCGCTTTAAATGCGGCAACCAGCTGAGTCCTGTCGGCAAGACAAAGACGCTTCCGGCGCCCGGGGCAGATGTTGCTAAATTCACATTCGCTTTTGCTTCATGCCAGCAGTACGAACACGGCTATTATACCGCCTATCAGCATATGGCAAAGGAAAAGCTCGATCTTGTTTTTCATCTCGGCGACTATATTTATGAGTACGGTCCGAATGAATATGTTTCGAAAACAGGAAATGTCAGAACACACAGCGGTCCTGAAATCATGTCACTGCTCGATTACCGAAACCGTCATGCCCAATACCGTTCAGATGCAAACCTGAAAGCTGCGCATGCCGCCTTCCCGTGGGTTGTCACATGGGACGACCATGAAGTGGAGAACAACTATGCGAATGTCATCCCGGAAAAAGGCCAGTCAGTTGAAGCGTTTATTAAACGGCGCGCCGCCGCATACCAAGCTTATTACGAGCATATGCCGCTCCGCCGCCAATCCTTGCCGAACGGTCCTGATATGCAATTGTACCGGAATTTTTCCTACGGCAATTTAGCTGACATTAGCGTGCTGGATACCCGTCAGTATCGCGATGACCAGGCTAACGGCGATGGCAATAAGCCGCCTTCTGATGAATCGAATGATCCGAAGCGGACGCTGCTTGGAGCGGAGCAGGAGGCTTGGCTGTTTGACAATCTGAGTCGCTCCGAGGCGCACTGGAACATTATCGCACAGCAGATTTTCTTTGCGCAGTGGAACTTTGGGACAAGCGCGGCGCCGATTTACAGCATGGATTCGTGGGACGGATATCCCGCTCAGCGCAAGCGGGTGATCGACTTCATCAAATCTCAAAAACTGAACAACATCGTCGTCCTTACCGGTGATGTGCATGCCAGCTGGGCAAATAATCTGCTCGTTGATTTTGACAATCCGAAATCGGACATCTTTGGCGTGGAGTTCGTCGGGACGTCGATTACATCGGGAGGAAACGGCGCTGATAAAAGAGCGGATACGGATAAGATTTTATCGAACAATCCTCATATAAAGTTTTTCAATGATTACCGCGGCTATGTGCGCTGTACGGTCACCCCGGAAGAATGGCGGACAGATTACCGCGTCGTCCCGTATGTGACAGAGCCGGGTGCGGCGGTTTCGACAAGAGCTTCCTATGTTTATCATAAAGACTACACAGGGCTGAAACGGACCGCTTCCAACATTGTGCCTGGAGGCGTGAAGAAGTCAAACGAAGTAGAAGAAGACCGTTTCCTCGCACATACAAGGGCCCATCAGAAGCAAGTGAAGCAAAAGGAGAAAAAAGTAACCCAGTAA
- a CDS encoding twin-arginine translocase TatA/TatE family subunit → MLSNIGIPGLILVLVIALIIFGPSKLPEIGRAFGKTLTEFKSATKSLVSADDNEIGQGSDAKKQSDPSAR, encoded by the coding sequence ATGCTTTCAAATATCGGTATTCCTGGTCTCATCTTGGTTCTGGTAATTGCGCTGATCATTTTCGGGCCTTCAAAGCTCCCGGAAATCGGCCGGGCTTTTGGAAAAACGCTGACCGAATTCAAAAGCGCGACAAAGTCTTTAGTCTCTGCCGATGACAATGAGATCGGACAGGGGTCTGATGCGAAGAAGCAAAGCGATCCATCGGCACGATGA
- the tatC gene encoding twin-arginine translocase subunit TatC yields the protein MKKRETHLIAHLEELRQRIIKTLLTFILFLITGFLFVQDIYDWLIRDLDEKLAVLGPGDILWVYMMIAGVLAIAATIPVAAFQTWRFVAPALTDHERRTALFYIPGLFIFFILGIVFGYFVLFPLVLQFLIGLSAGHFQTMFTAEHYFRFMMNLTLPFGFLFEMPLIVMFLTSLGILNPAKLSKMRKISYFALIVVSVVITPPDFISDVLVIVPLLVLYELSISLSAFIYRKKTAAQQGAEAQG from the coding sequence GTGAAAAAAAGGGAAACACATTTGATTGCCCATCTTGAAGAGCTGCGCCAGCGAATCATTAAAACGCTTCTTACGTTTATTCTGTTTCTCATCACCGGCTTCTTGTTTGTTCAGGACATCTATGACTGGCTGATCAGAGACCTTGATGAAAAGCTTGCTGTACTGGGGCCGGGGGATATTCTTTGGGTTTATATGATGATTGCGGGGGTGCTGGCGATCGCAGCCACCATACCGGTGGCTGCTTTTCAGACATGGCGGTTTGTGGCGCCTGCGCTGACCGACCACGAACGGAGGACGGCATTATTTTATATTCCGGGGCTGTTCATTTTTTTTATTTTGGGGATTGTATTCGGTTATTTTGTACTCTTTCCGCTCGTTCTTCAGTTTTTGATCGGCCTGTCCGCCGGCCATTTTCAAACGATGTTTACGGCGGAGCATTATTTTCGCTTTATGATGAACCTCACACTGCCATTCGGGTTTTTGTTTGAAATGCCCCTCATCGTGATGTTTTTAACGAGCCTCGGGATTTTAAATCCGGCCAAGCTCAGTAAAATGAGAAAAATTTCTTATTTTGCGCTGATTGTCGTATCGGTTGTGATCACGCCGCCCGATTTCATCTCAGATGTGCTGGTGATCGTCCCGCTCCTTGTATTATACGAATTGAGCATCTCTTTATCGGCATTTATCTACCGGAAAAAAACCGCCGCACAACAAGGGGCTGAGGCCCAAGGCTGA
- the kdgD gene encoding 5-dehydro-4-deoxyglucarate dehydratase: MSQLRKAPEGILGFPVAPFNREGKLEEEALYENIRFLLDEGLEAVFIACGSGEFQSLSTKEYEQMVEIAVSAADGKVPVYTGVGGNLSTALEWARISEEKGADGYLILPPYLIHGEQEGLYQYTKTIIESTDLNAIIYQRDNAVLTLEQIQRLTDLEQLVGLKDGIGDMALNISLSYTIGDRLGWLNGMPMAEVTMPAYAPIGFTSYSSAISNYIPHISRMFYEALLNGNDRLVKEIYEQVIIPINEIRKLRKGYAVSLIKAGMEIMGLHVKNTARPPIVPVEKEHCRQLENILKNAMARYPKTTAAL; the protein is encoded by the coding sequence ATGAGTCAATTACGGAAGGCGCCGGAAGGCATATTGGGTTTTCCGGTGGCGCCCTTCAACAGGGAAGGAAAACTGGAGGAAGAAGCACTTTACGAAAACATCCGCTTTTTATTGGATGAAGGGCTTGAGGCGGTTTTTATCGCTTGCGGCTCAGGAGAGTTTCAATCTCTCAGCACAAAGGAATATGAGCAAATGGTCGAAATCGCCGTTTCGGCTGCGGACGGGAAGGTGCCTGTTTACACAGGAGTGGGCGGCAACTTAAGCACCGCTTTGGAATGGGCGCGGATTTCCGAGGAAAAAGGGGCCGACGGCTATCTGATTCTCCCGCCGTACTTGATACACGGAGAGCAGGAAGGCCTCTATCAATACACGAAAACAATCATTGAAAGCACGGATTTAAACGCAATCATTTATCAGCGAGACAATGCGGTTTTGACGCTTGAACAGATTCAGCGGCTGACCGATCTCGAGCAGCTTGTCGGACTTAAAGACGGCATAGGGGATATGGCGTTGAATATCAGTTTGTCATATACGATAGGTGACAGGCTGGGCTGGCTCAACGGAATGCCGATGGCTGAAGTCACGATGCCGGCCTATGCTCCGATTGGCTTTACATCATATTCTTCGGCGATATCCAATTATATTCCCCATATTTCCAGAATGTTTTACGAGGCATTATTAAACGGCAATGACCGGCTTGTCAAAGAGATTTATGAGCAAGTCATCATACCGATCAACGAGATCCGCAAACTTCGGAAAGGCTATGCCGTGTCCTTGATCAAAGCCGGCATGGAAATCATGGGGCTTCATGTGAAAAACACGGCGAGACCGCCGATCGTTCCGGTGGAAAAAGAACATTGCCGGCAGCTCGAAAACATTCTGAAAAACGCGATGGCGCGTTATCCGAAAACGACCGCTGCCCTATAA
- the gucD gene encoding alpha-ketoglutaric semialdehyde dehydrogenase GucD yields the protein MSVAAESKTYFNFINGRWVKAESGGMEQSLNPADTRDIVGLVQKSSIEDVDRAVEAAKQAKKAWRKLSGAERGQFLYKAADIMEQRLDEIAECATREMGKTLPEAKGETARGIAILRYYAGEGLRKTGDVIPSTDSSAFMYTDRVPLGVVGVISPWNFPVAIPIWKMAPALIYGNTVVIKPATETAVTCLKVISCFEEAGIPSGVVNAVTGPGSSAGQRLAEHPDVNGITFTGSNQTGKIIGRTAFERGAKYQLEMGGKNPVIVADDADLDIAVEAVISGAFRSTGQKCTATSRVIVLNGVYDRFKEKLLQQTKEITIGDSLKEDVWMGPIANKQQLDNCLSYIAKGKQEGADLIFGGERLADGKYENGYYIRPAIFDNVTSGMTIAQEEIFGPVIALIKADTLEEALETANDVKFGLSASIFTQNIRRMLSFTDEIEAGLIRVNAESAGVELQAPFGGVKQSSSHSREQGEAAKEFFTAVKTVFVKP from the coding sequence ATGTCTGTTGCAGCTGAAAGTAAAACGTATTTCAACTTTATCAACGGCCGCTGGGTGAAGGCTGAATCGGGCGGGATGGAACAGAGCTTGAATCCGGCAGATACACGGGATATCGTCGGGCTTGTGCAAAAATCTTCGATTGAGGATGTAGACCGGGCAGTTGAAGCGGCCAAGCAGGCCAAAAAGGCGTGGAGAAAGCTGTCGGGCGCGGAGCGCGGTCAATTCCTTTACAAGGCCGCTGACATCATGGAACAGCGCCTCGATGAAATTGCCGAATGTGCGACGCGTGAAATGGGCAAAACACTGCCTGAAGCAAAAGGCGAAACAGCGCGGGGAATCGCGATTCTCAGATACTATGCCGGAGAGGGGCTGCGGAAAACAGGTGATGTGATTCCGTCGACCGATTCATCCGCTTTTATGTACACAGACAGGGTGCCGCTCGGCGTCGTCGGCGTCATCTCACCGTGGAATTTCCCTGTTGCCATCCCGATTTGGAAAATGGCGCCTGCTCTTATTTATGGAAATACGGTTGTCATTAAGCCGGCTACGGAAACCGCAGTCACCTGCCTTAAGGTTATATCGTGCTTTGAAGAAGCAGGGATTCCCTCAGGCGTGGTCAATGCGGTGACAGGACCGGGATCATCGGCCGGCCAAAGGCTTGCCGAGCACCCGGATGTGAACGGAATTACGTTCACAGGATCGAATCAAACAGGAAAAATCATCGGCCGGACGGCGTTTGAAAGAGGGGCGAAGTACCAGCTTGAGATGGGCGGCAAAAACCCGGTGATCGTAGCGGATGACGCCGACCTTGATATTGCGGTTGAAGCGGTCATCAGCGGAGCGTTCAGGTCGACAGGCCAAAAGTGTACAGCGACAAGCCGCGTCATCGTCTTAAATGGTGTTTATGACCGTTTTAAAGAAAAGCTGCTTCAACAGACAAAAGAGATTACAATCGGCGACAGCTTAAAAGAAGATGTCTGGATGGGGCCGATTGCGAACAAACAGCAGCTTGACAACTGCCTGTCCTATATTGCAAAAGGAAAGCAAGAAGGCGCGGACCTCATTTTCGGCGGTGAGAGGCTGGCAGATGGAAAATACGAAAACGGCTATTATATCAGGCCGGCCATTTTTGACAACGTCACTTCCGGCATGACGATTGCCCAAGAAGAAATTTTCGGCCCGGTCATCGCTTTAATCAAGGCGGATACACTTGAGGAAGCGTTGGAGACGGCAAATGACGTCAAATTTGGCCTGAGCGCCTCCATTTTTACGCAAAACATTAGGCGGATGCTGTCATTCACAGATGAAATCGAAGCGGGGCTCATTCGCGTCAACGCCGAAAGCGCCGGTGTCGAACTGCAGGCGCCATTCGGAGGCGTTAAACAATCGAGCTCGCATTCACGGGAACAGGGGGAGGCAGCCAAAGAATTTTTTACAGCCGTGAAAACCGTATTTGTCAAACCGTAA
- a CDS encoding MFS transporter, translated as MKKNRAASPDTAGKRSSVRWFVVSMLFLVTSINYADRATLSIVGDSVQHELGLSSVAMGYVFSAFGWAYVVGQIPGGWLLDRFGSKIVIAASIFFWSLFTLLQGALGFFAAGTAVILLFALRFLVGLSEAPSFPGNGRVVASWFPSSERGTASAIFNSAQYFALVIFSPLMGWLAHSFSWHTVFVIMGALGIAMSFIWLKTIYEPKKHPRINAAELAYIEEGGALVSMDEGKNAEKKEKESQWPYIKQLLRSRMLLGVYIAQYCITTLTYFFLTWFPVYLVQARGMSILEAGFVASLPAICGFLGGLLGGFVSDFLLKKGCSITVARKTPIILGMLMSCSMIICNYADSSWLVVSIMSLAFFGKGFGALGWAVVSDTSPKECAGLSGGIFNTFGNIASITTPIIIGYIVNATGSFNGALVFVGANAIAAVLSYLFLVGPIKRIELQKEKDPADTTLSM; from the coding sequence ATGAAAAAAAATCGTGCAGCCTCCCCCGATACCGCGGGGAAAAGAAGTTCTGTCCGCTGGTTTGTCGTGTCTATGCTGTTTCTCGTCACATCCATTAATTATGCCGACCGTGCGACACTTTCGATCGTCGGCGATTCTGTGCAGCATGAGCTTGGGCTGAGTTCGGTGGCGATGGGGTATGTCTTTTCCGCATTTGGCTGGGCGTATGTTGTCGGCCAAATCCCCGGAGGCTGGCTGCTCGACCGTTTTGGGTCGAAAATCGTCATCGCCGCCAGCATCTTCTTTTGGTCATTGTTTACCCTTTTGCAGGGTGCGCTTGGCTTTTTCGCCGCGGGAACGGCCGTAATCCTTTTATTTGCGCTCAGATTTCTCGTCGGTCTGTCAGAAGCCCCGTCCTTCCCCGGCAACGGCCGGGTGGTGGCTTCCTGGTTTCCAAGTTCTGAACGCGGAACAGCTTCGGCGATCTTCAACTCGGCGCAGTACTTCGCACTCGTCATTTTTTCACCGCTGATGGGGTGGCTCGCCCACTCTTTCAGCTGGCATACGGTTTTTGTCATTATGGGTGCACTGGGGATCGCGATGTCGTTCATTTGGCTGAAAACGATTTACGAACCGAAAAAACACCCGAGAATAAACGCCGCCGAACTGGCGTACATCGAAGAAGGCGGCGCGCTTGTCTCGATGGATGAGGGAAAGAACGCGGAAAAAAAAGAAAAGGAGTCGCAATGGCCTTATATTAAGCAGCTTTTAAGAAGCCGGATGCTGCTCGGGGTGTATATCGCTCAATACTGCATCACAACGCTGACCTATTTCTTTCTGACATGGTTTCCGGTCTATCTTGTTCAGGCGCGCGGCATGTCGATCCTTGAAGCGGGTTTTGTCGCATCGCTTCCTGCAATCTGCGGATTTTTAGGAGGATTGCTGGGCGGGTTCGTGTCAGACTTCCTTTTGAAAAAGGGCTGCTCCATAACGGTTGCCAGAAAAACGCCGATCATCCTCGGCATGCTGATGTCCTGCTCAATGATCATATGCAACTATGCAGATTCGTCCTGGCTGGTCGTTTCCATCATGTCGCTTGCCTTTTTCGGAAAAGGATTCGGCGCGCTGGGCTGGGCGGTTGTGTCAGATACCTCGCCAAAGGAGTGTGCCGGCTTGAGCGGCGGCATCTTCAACACCTTTGGAAACATTGCGTCCATCACGACGCCCATCATCATCGGATATATCGTGAATGCGACAGGCTCATTTAACGGAGCGCTTGTGTTTGTCGGAGCCAACGCGATTGCCGCGGTATTAAGCTATTTGTTTCTCGTCGGGCCGATCAAGCGCATCGAACTGCAGAAAGAGAAAGACCCTGCGGACACCACTTTATCCATGTGA
- the gudD gene encoding glucarate dehydratase, giving the protein MNTNIHQHVKEEKASQTPSIADMRVIPVAGRDSMLLNLSGAHGPFFTRNIVILKDSSGALGVGEVPGGERIRQTLEQAKPLVIDQPLGAVQSILQSVRRRFKDRDAGGRGVQTFDQRTTIHAVTALEAALLDLLGKFLGVPVAALLGEGQQRDKVKMLGYLFYIGDRKRTTLPYISEQEANDDWFHLRREEALTPEAIVRLAEAARERYGFHDFKLKGGVLSGEEEIEAASALAKRFPKARITLDPNGAWSLEEAIALCKGKRDVLAYAEDPCGAEAGYSGREIMAEFRRATGIPTATNMIATDWRQMGHAIQLHAVDIPLADPHFWTMQGSVRVAQMCHEWGLIWGSHSNNHFDVSLAMFTHVAAAAPGDITAIDTHWIWQDGQRLTKQPFSIADGYVQVPDQPGLGIEIDMERVEKANELYEKMTAGERNDAAAMQFLIENWRFDPKRPCLVR; this is encoded by the coding sequence ATGAATACAAACATCCATCAGCATGTAAAAGAGGAGAAAGCATCGCAAACACCGTCTATTGCCGACATGCGGGTTATACCCGTGGCAGGGCGGGACAGCATGCTTTTGAATTTGAGCGGAGCTCACGGCCCCTTTTTCACACGGAATATCGTGATTTTAAAGGATTCATCAGGCGCTCTCGGCGTCGGCGAAGTGCCGGGCGGCGAGCGGATCCGCCAGACGCTGGAGCAGGCGAAGCCGCTCGTCATCGATCAGCCGCTCGGCGCTGTTCAATCGATTTTGCAGTCCGTCAGGCGCCGGTTTAAAGACAGGGATGCCGGAGGACGCGGGGTGCAGACCTTTGACCAGCGGACGACGATACACGCTGTGACCGCATTGGAAGCAGCTTTGCTCGATTTGCTCGGAAAATTTCTCGGCGTCCCTGTGGCGGCGCTCTTGGGGGAAGGCCAGCAGCGGGATAAAGTGAAGATGCTCGGCTATTTGTTTTACATCGGGGACCGAAAGCGCACGACGCTTCCCTATATCAGTGAACAAGAGGCAAATGACGACTGGTTCCATCTCCGCCGTGAAGAAGCGTTGACTCCCGAGGCGATCGTCCGTCTTGCGGAGGCAGCCCGAGAACGATACGGATTTCACGATTTTAAATTAAAAGGCGGCGTCCTTTCCGGAGAAGAAGAAATCGAGGCGGCATCCGCTTTAGCGAAGCGGTTTCCTAAGGCGAGAATCACCCTTGACCCGAATGGGGCGTGGTCATTGGAGGAAGCGATTGCGCTTTGTAAGGGAAAGCGGGATGTACTTGCCTACGCGGAAGACCCTTGCGGAGCGGAAGCCGGATACTCAGGCCGGGAAATCATGGCCGAATTCCGCCGTGCGACAGGCATTCCGACAGCGACGAATATGATTGCGACAGACTGGCGGCAAATGGGGCATGCGATACAGCTGCACGCCGTTGATATACCGCTGGCAGATCCGCATTTTTGGACGATGCAGGGATCCGTCCGCGTTGCTCAAATGTGCCATGAATGGGGGCTGATATGGGGCTCTCACTCCAATAACCATTTTGACGTCTCACTGGCCATGTTCACCCACGTTGCCGCAGCAGCTCCGGGCGATATCACGGCGATTGATACGCATTGGATATGGCAGGATGGACAGCGTCTCACAAAACAGCCTTTTTCAATTGCTGACGGATATGTCCAAGTTCCTGATCAGCCTGGGCTCGGCATTGAAATCGACATGGAACGGGTGGAAAAAGCAAATGAACTATATGAGAAAATGACAGCAGGCGAGCGCAATGATGCCGCTGCCATGCAGTTTTTGATTGAAAATTGGCGTTTCGACCCTAAACGTCCTTGTCTTGTTCGATAA
- a CDS encoding FadR/GntR family transcriptional regulator has protein sequence METLQVESVNRKTLAKQVVERIVHLLSSGQLKPGDKLPTEIELMEKLNVSRPVLREALISLETLGIIKRKTRDGTYFNDKIGIQPFSVMLALAVDNLPAIIEARMALELGLVTIAAEKINDSQLERLQETIDIIANSTDNHYGEADKEFHRIIALSANNPVLEGMIQSLLITHAKIDSQIPYRERDRTVEYHTNILKALQQRDPYQAYHHMYEHLKFVRDKILNGLRDEKNNH, from the coding sequence ATGGAAACATTGCAGGTCGAATCAGTCAATCGCAAGACTTTGGCAAAACAGGTTGTTGAACGAATCGTCCATTTATTATCAAGCGGCCAGTTGAAACCGGGGGACAAACTGCCGACGGAGATTGAGCTCATGGAAAAGCTGAATGTCAGCAGACCCGTTCTCCGCGAAGCTTTAATATCGCTCGAAACGCTCGGAATTATCAAAAGAAAAACCCGGGACGGCACATATTTTAATGATAAAATCGGCATTCAGCCGTTTTCTGTCATGCTGGCTTTGGCAGTCGATAATTTGCCGGCCATTATTGAAGCGAGGATGGCGCTGGAGCTCGGGCTTGTCACGATCGCCGCAGAAAAGATCAATGACAGTCAGCTCGAAAGGCTTCAGGAAACGATCGATATTATAGCAAACAGCACGGATAATCATTATGGAGAAGCGGATAAGGAATTTCACCGGATTATCGCTTTGAGCGCGAACAACCCGGTGCTTGAAGGGATGATTCAATCGCTCTTGATCACACACGCCAAAATCGACAGCCAGATTCCATATAGGGAAAGGGACCGGACTGTCGAATATCATACGAATATTTTGAAAGCCCTTCAACAAAGGGACCCATATCAAGCCTATCACCATATGTATGAGCATTTAAAATTTGTACGTGACAAAATACTGAATGGTCTTCGTGATGAAAAAAACAATCATTAA